One Malania oleifera isolate guangnan ecotype guangnan chromosome 10, ASM2987363v1, whole genome shotgun sequence genomic region harbors:
- the LOC131165964 gene encoding pentatricopeptide repeat-containing protein At3g56030, mitochondrial-like isoform X1 gives MQVIWIRRGLLLASFLPWVVVPLVGRLCCNLLQDRLHVFCDSQSAIHLARNQVYHSRTKHIDVRYHAVKASIEIMLVLRKLIHKLPNFCSFFSIGSRSLTSQDPNLRLNEPSSVYYDELIYAAGRSRDFATIHHLLNKRMKDGFFNTNNTFKFITNAASDSSSLLNKLSQTLARLDEGFPRKSAYDSLIMRLCKLDRMEESLRLVEEMIRGGYGANACSFHLILSALTRRKKMEAAWHVIELMRKIKISLDVTAYNYLLTAYSFAGNLSAAAGVLENMREEGMEADTRTYDALVLGACKAGKVEGAFAVLRRMEDYGVSQLYSTHAHVINALLRSGYYAQAVEFVMSYAGRDRHLDMESFGLLANRLIGSNRFEEATLVLEEMCKRGVPMEDKLKHFCNIHCYEVEK, from the exons atgcaggtgatttggataagaagaggtctacttctggcttcatttttaccatgggtggtggttccattagttggaaggctatgttgcaacctactacag GATAGGTTACACGTAttctgtgatagtcaaagtgcgatccacttggcaaggaatcaagtctaccactctcgcacgaagcatattgacgtGCGGTACCATGCAGTTAAAG CCTCAATTGAAATCATGCTGGTTCTTCGCAAGCTCATTCACAAGTTGCCCAACTTTTGTTCTTTTTTCAGCATTGGTTCTCGCTCTCTCACATCCCAAGACCCCAATCTTAGGCTCAATGAACCTAGTTCTGTATACTATGATGAACTCATCTACGCTGCTGGCCGTTCTAGGGATTTTGCCACCATCCACCATCTTCTGAACAAGCGCATGAAGGATGGGTTCTTCAATACCAACAACACATTCAAGTTTATCACTAATGCAGCCAGTGATTCCTCTTCACTGCTCAACAAGCTCTCTCAAACCCTAGCCCGTCTCGATGAAGGGTTCCCTCGGAAGAGTGCATATGACTCACTTATCATGCGTCTATGCAAATTGGATCGTATGGAGGAGTCTCTGCGCCTGGTGGAGGAGATGATCCGTGGTGGTTATGGCGCTAATGCCTGTTCTTTCCACCTCATTCTCAGTGCACTTACaaggaggaagaagatggaggCGGCTTGGCATGTGATAGAGCTGATGAGGAAGATAAAGATTTCTTTGGATGTGACTGCCTACAACTACTTGCTCACAGCATACAGCTTTGCTGGAAATCTGAGTGCAGCGGCTGGAGTTCTGGAAAATATGAGAGAGGAGGGGATGGAGGCAGACACAAGGACTTACGATGCACTGGTCCTGGGTGCCTGTAAGGCTGGGAAGGTGGAAGGGGCTTTCGCTGTGCTGAGGAGGATGGAGGACTATGGAGTGTCACAGTTGTACTCGACACACGCGCATGTTATCAATGCGCTGTTGCGATCGGGCTATTATGCACAGGCAGTAGAGTTTGTGATGAGCTATGCTGGGAGGGATAGGCATTTGGATATGGAGAGTTTTGGGTTATTGGCTAATCGACTGATCGGTTCAAACAGGTTTGAAGAAGCGACGTTGGTTTTGGAGGAGATGTGTAAACGAGGTGTTCCAATGGAGGataaattaaaacatttttgcaaTATACATTGTTATGAAGTAGAAAAGTAG
- the LOC131165964 gene encoding pentatricopeptide repeat-containing protein At3g56030, mitochondrial-like isoform X2 encodes MLVLRKLIHKLPNFCSFFSIGSRSLTSQDPNLRLNEPSSVYYDELIYAAGRSRDFATIHHLLNKRMKDGFFNTNNTFKFITNAASDSSSLLNKLSQTLARLDEGFPRKSAYDSLIMRLCKLDRMEESLRLVEEMIRGGYGANACSFHLILSALTRRKKMEAAWHVIELMRKIKISLDVTAYNYLLTAYSFAGNLSAAAGVLENMREEGMEADTRTYDALVLGACKAGKVEGAFAVLRRMEDYGVSQLYSTHAHVINALLRSGYYAQAVEFVMSYAGRDRHLDMESFGLLANRLIGSNRFEEATLVLEEMCKRGVPMEDKLKHFCNIHCYEVEK; translated from the coding sequence ATGCTGGTTCTTCGCAAGCTCATTCACAAGTTGCCCAACTTTTGTTCTTTTTTCAGCATTGGTTCTCGCTCTCTCACATCCCAAGACCCCAATCTTAGGCTCAATGAACCTAGTTCTGTATACTATGATGAACTCATCTACGCTGCTGGCCGTTCTAGGGATTTTGCCACCATCCACCATCTTCTGAACAAGCGCATGAAGGATGGGTTCTTCAATACCAACAACACATTCAAGTTTATCACTAATGCAGCCAGTGATTCCTCTTCACTGCTCAACAAGCTCTCTCAAACCCTAGCCCGTCTCGATGAAGGGTTCCCTCGGAAGAGTGCATATGACTCACTTATCATGCGTCTATGCAAATTGGATCGTATGGAGGAGTCTCTGCGCCTGGTGGAGGAGATGATCCGTGGTGGTTATGGCGCTAATGCCTGTTCTTTCCACCTCATTCTCAGTGCACTTACaaggaggaagaagatggaggCGGCTTGGCATGTGATAGAGCTGATGAGGAAGATAAAGATTTCTTTGGATGTGACTGCCTACAACTACTTGCTCACAGCATACAGCTTTGCTGGAAATCTGAGTGCAGCGGCTGGAGTTCTGGAAAATATGAGAGAGGAGGGGATGGAGGCAGACACAAGGACTTACGATGCACTGGTCCTGGGTGCCTGTAAGGCTGGGAAGGTGGAAGGGGCTTTCGCTGTGCTGAGGAGGATGGAGGACTATGGAGTGTCACAGTTGTACTCGACACACGCGCATGTTATCAATGCGCTGTTGCGATCGGGCTATTATGCACAGGCAGTAGAGTTTGTGATGAGCTATGCTGGGAGGGATAGGCATTTGGATATGGAGAGTTTTGGGTTATTGGCTAATCGACTGATCGGTTCAAACAGGTTTGAAGAAGCGACGTTGGTTTTGGAGGAGATGTGTAAACGAGGTGTTCCAATGGAGGataaattaaaacatttttgcaaTATACATTGTTATGAAGTAGAAAAGTAG